In the genome of Rhopalosiphum padi isolate XX-2018 chromosome 1, ASM2088224v1, whole genome shotgun sequence, the window GGGCTTTATGAGATTTGTATACATTCGCGCGTGCCAAAACTCGGCAGCGGCGGCGATACTGCTGCGCTTCTCTAATCAATCGTATAGCGTTCGGGGAGTACCGGAACGCGCACATTAATCATACGTGTACCACAAAAGCTATTTACCATGTTtaaataactacctatatatgtatgtcTATTTATTGAGACGGGATGGAATTCGATTTCGAAGTCTGTGTGCTCGAGGCCACACCACTGCCAACACcggaatacattataataacaataattttaaggtCGCAGTCAGGCCGAAAGTGTTGATGGAACCGTGGTGACGTGGAAAACGAGGAGACCTGCAGAAATTGGTTAGGGAGAGAGACGAGGAAACACATTCTTCTTCTCCCTTGACAATCACCCTACCCTATTCTACGCACGCAGTCATACAACAAATCACGACCGACtggttaacaatataatatataacctatattatagaGCAGATATACGCCATTTACAGGTTAATTTACTATAGGTGTCTATATAGTTGAACACTACCAGGAGAATAATAGACTTTGGGCGTCTTTCCCCTTACGCCCGCGAATCGATGACTCACGTTGCCACTGTTGTTTGCAGGCTCGTTAACGGGGGATTACTAATCGTTCAGATACGATCATTAAAAATGAGAGTGGAAACGTGGTGGTGAGGGTTCCTTAGCGGTGTGGCGGCGTCTGATGAACCGTAAAACGGTTTTTAGCGCGGATGTATTTCGTAAAATTACCTCGTTTTTGTGTTTTCTATGTGCTAGATTTTATATACTGAgcgattgaaatttaaattgatataacgTCAACCCAACGGTGTTTGCGGTATCGTCTACTTCGACGGGTTTTTAAAATGGTCTCGGATTGCATCTAACTATGGCTACCACGTTGATGTTACTTTTAAATTACGGTTCGTTATCTGGAATGCACTTATAAATATCGTTTCATATATACGAGAACGCACCCTTCACAGCGCGGTTgttatactatttactatattatacatagtttccGGTGTCAAACGCCATATGGGCATTGGTTTTTGTAAAATCACAATCAAGTGTTACGCGCCAACGCCCAGAGGGGTAGAAATACTCCCTATTAAAATGTACtcgtgtattgtataatatgcttatatccTTCAATGCCACGTGGTTCGGTGATAGATAACGAAGGTCACTTAAATATGTGTGATTATGATAAAACAAACCTTTCTGGATATTTCCATTGCTGTAATAGGCAGACCGGGCATGATGTCAAATATGTCCAGAAGAGCAGATCCGGGTACACCTTCGTCATTATACCATTGGACTACTTTGTAAACGCGGCCTTCATCtgtgaaaaataacaattcgATGGACCgtgttaataacatttataaaaaaaataaataataaaagcgtactgtacatattaatagaatatagtaaggaaaaatataaacgatcaaattatttatatttatatacaaaaaaaaaaacacagcgGGATAGAGGAattgcattttatatataatatttgaataataattatgataggaAATATTAACTTACTGGTGGCAGCGTAATAGACAGTGTAATGCAGATGATTTCCGAACACGACGTAATCGAGAACGTCTACTACAAGACGCGTAAAGAATAAGTCACGCATGTAGAACACCGGTTCGTTGTCTTTGTGCGCTACCGCCTCGTCCATAAGAGGGTGACTGCGTATGAAATTCAATACGGaatctaaacataataatgataatattaagtaagtGGAATTTAGATGTTACCTAATAAAATCGTACAAAATATGTGCTCGTGTATACGTTTACAACACGTATTTTGGTTTATGTTgtgatacaatttattattatatcgttattcattataatatcccTGTAATAACGCTTACAAagtgttaacaatttttttttaagtgcggTGTTTCATTTATTTGCGATTAAAAACTGAATTCACATCTAATCAcgttgatttaaattaatcagttaaaatatttacctggTAAAGTCTCCGTATCATTGACACACTGTCCCGGTCTGGGCTCCGGTACTTTGGTAGACAGTACTGGGAGCCAGGCCGAAGTAGAACTGGCTTGTTCTTTGAATCGGCCAGCGAACGCGTGATCGATGTCTTCTAGCCGGAAAGTACATATGGCCGATCCCATCAGCCCGGTAGTGGAAGTGGTAAACACGCCGTAGAAAAGCGTATCATCATCTGGCACCTTGTAAATGCTCTCTATAACAGAAAACGTTAATTTCGATTCCAGTTTTACGGTgggcataaatataatactgtcTACTTACGGATTTCGTTGAAGTAAAACGGATATTCTCCGGGTATGGAGCAGTTGAGTCGGGCCTTCAGGTACGTGGCCCAGTTGTGACTAAGTATGCTTTTGCCGCCTGTGTCTTTCTTGCACACTCTGGCTACTCGCGAAAATATGCTTTTTCCACAGTTGATGTACTCGACGGCGGTTTCACGGAAGAAAAAGAAGACGTATTGGCCGATGTCGTAGGAGCCCACAAAATCgggttctataaaataaaaacaattttttaaatttatatcactggttttatcattgtaaataatttgtggTATTTCATACAGACTccgtaaataatacaatactcgtatcattaataatatatacgaataatatacgAGATAAGGTAAATAGAAAAtctgaacaatattatatgataactgAAAGTGTCGATAttcttacaaattaaatatctatgtaGGGAGTATGACTGAAAGAGTCGAGTTCgataataacatcataggtgATGTGCGTATATTCGTTTATTAAAAGTTTGTGTGATACACTCATGTCACAcgacacacacatattatacaacgtGTATTTATACACGACGTGTTCGCATCCATCACGAGACGCGTTCAAACTTATTTCGCGGCTTAATTATACTCGTCGTAGTTGTTATTAGTAGAACTCGGCGCATTTTGAGGGGTTAAACCCCGCGGGAGAGAGCTCGTACGTTTAGGTGGAGTGCATATacgcttatatataataataacatacgcaAGTAGACAGTGACGATTTTCGGGGCGACAGCTGTGCGGGCGGTGGCGTACATACAGTGGCCTTTGATACAGTCAATTCGTTTACGCTCCGCCGAGCGTgtgacagttttttttttcgttaaaggGTGCGAGCGAGCGTTATCTTTCGGGAAGTCAAAAAATATGAATCACCGAATAAGAGTGGTGGACCGACTGCTATAGGATCACATTATACAGAACTAAGTCGACAGAGGATATACCCATATATGTGGGGGTGGTCGGTCGGCGGTGGAGTCCGTCAAAAGTTATATACCAACGGCATTACCGGCGGCGGCGATGGCGAATATTAttactcgtcgtcgtcgtcgtccattGCGCGCATAGGATACACATACGAGgggagaataatatatatatatattgcagatcgtgtataatatacttctggtcggaatatatatatatatatatattatttttatccgcGACACACACATACGAATATTTTATAGAAGAGCGCCTCGGGCGAGTATGTTTCCGCGCGTCGGatgatatattgttttaatcagTGGCGACCGAGTCCGGTGTACAATACACCGGGAAGAGGCGTTTACAACGATCGAAAGTCCTTTGAAACCGGCACCGACTGGatcgttatcatattattatattattatgcgcttTACACGGGGTTTTACAGTGAAACGATTATCGCGCTCGTGCGCGCGAGTATAAACGGATTTACGCACAGAGCTGCACAGCTTGCAGTAAGactgattaattttatatttaagtgtgCGCTGCAAGCATACACATCGCACCCGGTGGCGACGTTTATGATGattgagtttttaaattttacgtaGGTATTGTACCTATATGCGTATGTTGTCGTGCGAATGTATAAATAGCGAAAAAATAACGTAATAAACGATCTGTTTGCGAAGTACGCAGCTCGTGTTATTacgttaatacattttcatagcCGGGCTGTGGGCGAGATTGCTACACGAGGTGAAACCAGCAATGGGGTGGGGGTAGAATTAATCCGgcatacctatataacatatacacaCGAGAATATGGGGTAGAAGATTCCGAGtggattgaaataataaaactgtgCTCCGCGTTGTTTACGATACAAAAACGGAAGTCGATTTTATGGTCCACACACGTATATACGCAACGCATGtagtcatatataataataataataatatgtacgcgtGTGCGCGTGTAATCGATTGTGTCGGAATTTGACTTTTCGTTTAAAAAGTTCTACGAATACCGAAAGCCAAAATATGTCCATTCGGTTTGAAAAAATACTCGAGCGTTGGTAATAGTAACTTTTTACCCCTCTTGAATTGAAGACTCGTCAGTGGTACggaacaataaataaaacagtttttccATGATAATCTTTGAATTGAAATAGTTTGTTTTCCGTTTCGACGGTATAACTCATTCAAGCGAAAACTTTGTGGTTTTGGACTTTTGcacatactattatttttttatttcctaaCTGATgtgttgaattaattaaaaattgaaattttatgttttacgtctgtcagacatttttaaataactaatatcgtCAAATgaatgttttgaaatatatgtttaacagtcgtaaacattttttgatagttttcatcattatttttgtgAACCCCTTTAGAAATTGATAATTTTCTCAGTCATGATTAAAGTTTAgccctttttagtttttacagaCTTGTTTTCCATTTGTCTAAATAGACGAATCGATAAACCCTAGTATTGGTCGTACCTACGTTGTAATAGCTGacttcattttattaaaatatttggcaACTGGCGTGTTTACTTCGCGTTTCACTATAAttccattttatttaatttgtttttttttttacagtagataggtacctaaagtaaacaatttagtttagaattagtttaataatttgtatattgattatttagtaggtattatgTTGTTACACGTACAAAATAGTAAAGACTATAGGTACTGCGTGTCTCAATTGATTTTTCAGTCGAATTTTATCGTCGTTGAAAAACCACTTTTATGTGAAGATTAACTTTAATAGTCGTCTCACCTCGATTTTGCTTCTCTCTCTCCGAGCACTTACATAAGTAACTACTCATAATCTACAAGAGGCTTTTGAATTAAGTATTGACCAAGGTAAACTGATAGCTACATTTAATCTAAGtctgatacatttttaataagttcaTGTACATCTAAAACTTCCGCTTAGCCATCATTATTGTTAGACgataactataactattatgTTTCGAAAATCCTCTTTTGGCCTGAAGGGTATTAAGACTTTCATTATCACGTTTATGGGATAATTCGAAAAACGTGTCCCTAATTTAGTGGGTTTTAACTCCAATTAAATACAGTGGAAGAGGAAGAATGAAATAACTTGTAGACGACCGTTGTTAGTGCAAAACAATTTTACTTcgggaaatttaaaaaaagtattcgaGTCGATGTGGTTTACTTTGGTTTTAAGGAATAGTGCTTTATCAAACTTTTATGAACTCGATATTTTATTTCTCAGCTGTGTTATAAAAGGTCTATTTATACATTCTATACATAAAAACcctttattatatacatccaAAGGTAACATATTGAAGGCGAATAATGtccaagttatattttaaagttatctagcaaataaatacatatattcataaatatttcataatttttcaataaatattattattttttaaataaatatatagtttatatacaatataggtatatatttgttGGCCATTGGTCGTAAAATATTCTCTATTAACgttgttttttctatataaaacaATGTTATCTACCAATTGATTAAATTGACCATTTTTAcgcaataaaaagtataatatgtcaCGGGTTTATATTCGTCTTCCGTCCATTGTGATGTGGCGAATTGTTTTGGGAACTTAGCGCGATCCCCCTTGTAATTGTCTGTCGCTCTTGAGTCGTGTTCGAGACAATCAGAAATCGAGAAAAAAGCCGAGAAATTATACAGTACCATTTTTCAATTTCCTCGTACTACTCGAGGGACACACCGCACGAGGGAACAAAACGTTTGTGGAtttctgtttaaaatattatatatatatattctgctGGACGTTATTGTGGGCCGAATCAACCGGTGCCCGGAAAGACGGGCACGCACGCTTTTCGCCCCCCCCTTAAAATGGGTAAAAAGCGACGTTCGTCGTGGTCGTTGTCAGCCGACGCCGCCGCTGAGCAATTTATCACCCGCTGCACGCTGTCACGTCTTGTCAGTTATCCGCGGCGACGGATTATACACACGGCCGCGGAGACCCGAGAGAGCCCGCATTACCACGCGAGCACACAACGTACAcacgcttatattatatattatataccagacGTGGTCGGTCGGTTGGTAGGGTTCTAGAGACGTTTTCGACTTTTTCTCCGTTTCGTTTTCTCTTTCGTACTCTCTCTTCTCGACTCAAACTTCTTCGCCCTCTCAGAATCCCAGGAAAAGTCACTGCGGGCGTTTTATCCCCAGCCGGTATACGTGTTTGCGTTTCAAAATAGTGTAGGTCTCTCTCCCCCCTCTCATAAGCCGGTACACGACCACAAAGGCAGTGAAGCACCGTAAGTATATACGCGTGCCAGTCatttacatatcataatatatataggaaaAAAACTTAAACCCCAATGCGCGTCGTAATAGCGTCGGCCAACTCGCGTAttggcttatatattatacgcataaacacaatatattataacgggGTATAGGTGTTTAAAAGCGATCGACATAAATGcagtaaatatactattattatcacaattttatacaatattatatgatgatacGAATATTACGACTCGACCAGAGTTCAATATACATGTGCACGGTAGTGAATTTCTTGGTTGCCTATAGATCTTTTCGTTGTTttcgtgatattataatattagaattagaTAATATGGCATAATTTATCGCGAATAAATATGGCcataatacgtttatatatacttactatcGAGCCAGTTGGAGTCATATTTGAGAGTCCTCTTGAACGCGAATTCTTTGCGCCCCGTGGTCAAATTGTACAGGTCCGTCCGAAAAATAACTGTGTCTGCTTTGGTGAACTCCGCGTTGGTACCACTGTACAAAGCCGGTAATTGCCCCGGATTGCCCTTTTCTGACCAAATGGCTGTCGAGTTGTCCAGCGGATCGTACGGGCATTTGGCCGTGCCCAGACCCACGCCGGGCACGTACTCGTGTCTAGGAAGATGTGTTAAGTTGGACTGcgagtaaaaaataacaaaattgcaAAAATTAGATAGTGATAAAAGTGTTATAAATTAGATAACTGTTGGTATATACTCACGTATATCACGTAATCTTTTGGATTGTGCGCGTTTGTGCCACAAATGTATATTCGGCTACCGTCACCGATCGACTGGATGACTCGGATGTGATTTCGGCAATCAAAATTCTAtggaagcaaaaaaaaaaaatatttatacattttaaattaaaatacaactaGCCGCGCGAAATCAAGGGCTCGAAAGACTTTGATAAATGTTATACCGGAGAGACGAATCACAGCGATAGCGTTGCCTAATTAAATTGTCTTTGGGTCAAGTGCAGAGTAGAACAACAAATGAACAAAAGTTTATTCAGATGTATTAAAGGAAACCGAAAGTTTCATAAACATGACGGGAATTAAGCGAGTGAATCTAGTGGATGAGAAGAAAGGAAGACAAATGGTAAAGGACCGACGTTGGGTTGTTTCTTCGAACGTGGATCACGAATAGTGTGTCGCAGCCACTTTGTTCGATTGGGGTGGTTAGACTAGactgcataattattatgttgacaACTCTAGAGTTTTTTCCTTCTTATTTTTTCGATCGCTCTAATTCCGTGAAATGtatacgttattaattattattatcatttaattcgctatttttagtttcttttataaatataatttcctgTCGTAATTATATACGTGTTTGgatcaatattattactagctataacaggtaataaaaatagtattttaacattgataatttagacattttgtatttaatatagcacaatattatataatgtccataattttgaatactttaaaaataataattacattaaaagtatttagtgTCACTTGGAAAATAGGTTTttgttttaagaaaattaaaaaaagtcctTATTATAATAGTTCTCCGAGTTCAAAACAAAAAGATGTCGATTTTTTACTTAACATATTAGTGTGAGTTTTCAAAAGCTTTTACgccattatcgttattattatgattattttttaattttttaaacagacATATTCTCTCCAatgagattatatattattattttactatggaAGGAgtgatgatattttttaaaacgctACATgtgttataatacttttaaatctgACTATATAGAATATCTATCACATTGTgttatttttgttcaataacatatcattaacttattttattgcgTGATACATCTAACctacatttaataacatttcagtaatttattacaacaaacata includes:
- the LOC132918247 gene encoding semaphorin-2A isoform X3; its protein translation is MPPALYGLFAAYVTFVVLETHAITIEELPPDHVRELSCGRMYYRTFHLDENRDTLYVGAMDHVYRLNLSNISHSSCKQDSINLEPSNIMSCTSKGKSENFDCRNHIRVIQSIGDGSRIYICGTNAHNPKDYVIYSNLTHLPRHEYVPGVGLGTAKCPYDPLDNSTAIWSEKGNPGQLPALYSGTNAEFTKADTVIFRTDLYNLTTGRKEFAFKRTLKYDSNWLDKPDFVGSYDIGQYVFFFFRETAVEYINCGKSIFSRVARVCKKDTGGKSILSHNWATYLKARLNCSIPGEYPFYFNEIQSIYKVPDDDTLFYGVFTTSTTGLMGSAICTFRLEDIDHAFAGRFKEQASSTSAWLPVLSTKVPEPRPGQCVNDTETLPDSVLNFIRSHPLMDEAVAHKDNEPVFYMRDLFFTRLVVDVLDYVVFGNHLHYTVYYAATNEGRVYKVVQWYNDEGVPGSALLDIFDIMPGLPITAMEISRKHKALYVASDESVRQIYLSMCTHRYDSCLRCVHDPYCGWDKQTKTCKPYQPGLLQDVTNSSRSVCESSVVNKRLTVTFGQSVHLSCFVKMPQVLKVYPVTWYHHSKEKGRYMVSFSRVEKYIATVEGGMVIVGASEEDGGRYDCQLAGALLCTFNLTVDAHRCSPPARSADYHRVYSDWCHEFQKYKSAMKSWEKKQAQCSSSRQNETAIAQGLLSNELNASPAL
- the LOC132918247 gene encoding semaphorin-2A isoform X2, with the protein product MRKRWMATAVRLLLFALLFAQHGPTATSWATDDANGSAAASLSAAEHESVVDNFFAAYFEQPCCVRPRHVRHHKNHVRELSCGRMYYRTFHLDENRDTLYVGAMDHVYRLNLSNISHSSCKDSINLEPSNIMSCTSKGKSENFDCRNHIRVIQSIGDGSRIYICGTNAHNPKDYVIYSNLTHLPRHEYVPGVGLGTAKCPYDPLDNSTAIWSEKGNPGQLPALYSGTNAEFTKADTVIFRTDLYNLTTGRKEFAFKRTLKYDSNWLDKPDFVGSYDIGQYVFFFFRETAVEYINCGKSIFSRVARVCKKDTGGKSILSHNWATYLKARLNCSIPGEYPFYFNEIQSIYKVPDDDTLFYGVFTTSTTGLMGSAICTFRLEDIDHAFAGRFKEQASSTSAWLPVLSTKVPEPRPGQCVNDTETLPDSVLNFIRSHPLMDEAVAHKDNEPVFYMRDLFFTRLVVDVLDYVVFGNHLHYTVYYAATNEGRVYKVVQWYNDEGVPGSALLDIFDIMPGLPITAMEISRKHKALYVASDESVRQIYLSMCTHRYDSCLRCVHDPYCGWDKQTKTCKPYQPGLLQDVTNSSRSVCESSVVNKRLTVTFGQSVHLSCFVKMPQVLKVYPVTWYHHSKEKGRYMVSFSRVEKYIATVEGGMVIVGASEEDGGRYDCQLAGALLCTFNLTVDAHRCSPPARSADYHRVYSDWCHEFQKYKSAMKSWEKKQAQCSSSRQNETAIAQGLLSNELNASPAL
- the LOC132918247 gene encoding semaphorin-2A isoform X1 — its product is MRKRWMATAVRLLLFALLFAQHGPTATSWATDDANGSAAASLSAAEHESVVDNFFAAYFEQPCCVRPRHVRHHKNHVRELSCGRMYYRTFHLDENRDTLYVGAMDHVYRLNLSNISHSSCKQDSINLEPSNIMSCTSKGKSENFDCRNHIRVIQSIGDGSRIYICGTNAHNPKDYVIYSNLTHLPRHEYVPGVGLGTAKCPYDPLDNSTAIWSEKGNPGQLPALYSGTNAEFTKADTVIFRTDLYNLTTGRKEFAFKRTLKYDSNWLDKPDFVGSYDIGQYVFFFFRETAVEYINCGKSIFSRVARVCKKDTGGKSILSHNWATYLKARLNCSIPGEYPFYFNEIQSIYKVPDDDTLFYGVFTTSTTGLMGSAICTFRLEDIDHAFAGRFKEQASSTSAWLPVLSTKVPEPRPGQCVNDTETLPDSVLNFIRSHPLMDEAVAHKDNEPVFYMRDLFFTRLVVDVLDYVVFGNHLHYTVYYAATNEGRVYKVVQWYNDEGVPGSALLDIFDIMPGLPITAMEISRKHKALYVASDESVRQIYLSMCTHRYDSCLRCVHDPYCGWDKQTKTCKPYQPGLLQDVTNSSRSVCESSVVNKRLTVTFGQSVHLSCFVKMPQVLKVYPVTWYHHSKEKGRYMVSFSRVEKYIATVEGGMVIVGASEEDGGRYDCQLAGALLCTFNLTVDAHRCSPPARSADYHRVYSDWCHEFQKYKSAMKSWEKKQAQCSSSRQNETAIAQGLLSNELNASPAL